A window from Pseudomonas frederiksbergensis encodes these proteins:
- a CDS encoding tyrosine-type recombinase/integrase produces MRQKKPANRDLPPRMIRRTRKRKNGQIWVGYYYNGRDAEGNRVEIPLGGDLDEAKIEWARLDRTATPQPARVMSRLFDDYEKKVIPTLKPGTQSDYLKGLKQLRNAFESAPIDAITPQVIAQYRDARTAKVRANREIALLSTMFTFAREWGLTEKANPCFGLRRNKETPRDYYAGDIVWNAVYGQAPQELKDAMDLAYLTGQRPADVLKASATDLNNGLLMVGQGKTEKRLRIRLYDGDKETDLCIFINGLLDRRVQAGTRTSILITNQAGLRMSYNMLRNRWDEARDKAATQAATGGDTELAVTIRKFQFRDIRPKAGSEIEDIKDASRLLGHSTEEMTKKVYRRVGEIVKPTK; encoded by the coding sequence ATGCGCCAGAAGAAACCAGCAAACCGAGACCTGCCACCACGGATGATCCGTCGTACCCGAAAAAGGAAAAACGGCCAGATCTGGGTGGGCTACTACTACAACGGCAGGGACGCCGAGGGCAACCGCGTCGAGATCCCCTTGGGCGGCGATCTCGACGAAGCCAAAATCGAATGGGCGCGACTTGACCGCACAGCCACCCCCCAACCGGCCCGCGTAATGAGCCGGCTCTTTGACGACTACGAGAAAAAGGTAATCCCGACTCTCAAGCCAGGCACACAAAGCGACTACCTCAAAGGCCTTAAACAGCTTCGAAATGCATTCGAATCAGCCCCAATCGACGCGATCACACCACAGGTAATCGCCCAGTATCGTGACGCACGCACGGCCAAGGTACGCGCCAACCGTGAGATAGCGCTGCTTTCAACCATGTTCACTTTCGCCCGCGAGTGGGGCCTGACCGAGAAGGCCAACCCTTGCTTCGGCCTGCGCCGCAACAAGGAAACGCCTCGGGACTACTACGCAGGCGATATCGTTTGGAACGCGGTCTATGGTCAAGCTCCGCAGGAACTGAAGGACGCGATGGATCTAGCATATTTGACAGGTCAACGTCCGGCCGACGTGCTCAAAGCTTCAGCCACGGACCTCAACAATGGGCTCCTAATGGTTGGCCAGGGCAAGACGGAAAAACGCCTGAGAATACGTCTCTACGACGGCGACAAAGAGACCGACCTTTGCATCTTCATAAACGGCCTGCTCGATCGCCGCGTCCAAGCCGGCACCAGGACCTCAATTTTGATCACAAACCAAGCAGGCCTGCGCATGAGCTACAACATGTTGCGCAACCGCTGGGACGAAGCCCGAGACAAGGCTGCAACGCAAGCAGCAACCGGGGGAGATACAGAGCTGGCCGTCACAATCCGGAAGTTTCAGTTCAGGGACATCCGACCAAAGGCCGGTAGCGAAATCGAGGACATAAAAGATGCAAGCCGCCTGCTTGGACACTCAACAGAAGAAATGACCAAGAAGGTTTACCGTCGAGTAGGAGAAATCGTTAAACCGACAAAATGA
- a CDS encoding DUF4224 domain-containing protein codes for MNSGNTLQISSETLSEDELAAITGYKTPSFQRQWLTRNAWEHVLTGAQRPVVGRVYARLKLAGVRPSATNAVAETWSLDLSRVS; via the coding sequence ATGAATAGTGGAAACACCCTCCAAATATCGAGCGAGACCTTATCGGAAGATGAATTGGCAGCCATTACTGGGTACAAGACGCCATCCTTCCAGCGCCAATGGCTGACCCGAAACGCTTGGGAACACGTACTCACCGGCGCGCAACGCCCCGTTGTGGGCCGCGTATACGCCCGTTTAAAGCTTGCCGGGGTAAGGCCGTCAGCAACCAATGCTGTCGCTGAAACCTGGTCCCTTGATCTATCACGCGTGAGCTAA